The proteins below come from a single Gimesia alba genomic window:
- a CDS encoding outer membrane protein assembly factor BamB family protein → MSGKTQIIELSKQQPVSIGSHTSNDLQIDSDGVASMQCRISWNKKGYEALAATSDGIEINGTMSGRSLLSDGDLIRIGEADILFVDEVDLLDLSAPLPDVTGDQESSMYDLKPVSQDMGDLELRTPAKSKETTKASSKSKKKNSSKTRKEKKPTKPEETPEEELPPDDDLDLASAAELLKESEPNKPASAAPKQFLSRSSEHASEEPTEPGTTAKPDKNSALSLKDRIRHRSSRNAVRPGERQIVRSPLVLSLTGGAVLLTLTALTFWFIIGRDTAKRHYDAAVQEMEAGKYAQAIQLFEYFLENYNKSDYADETRILLSKSFVEKEISGSTPAWNAGLEATNKFIKKHRDDTNFKELYPTLVDYGQRIALGAVETASRTKERDLLTVSKNAESILTRYSPQDAPPTDTLAKIKAGYEKAEAEILRKEVFDVAVKEIEEALKQKQTHQAIERRRLLLDRYPYYKNDRKMATILTQILEVEKGLIQTNNEPIPASTEKYPETFPQAVTLALHTRSRSNDTSDGRNVFALANGSCFGIDSVTGDPIWRRPVGLDAPFAPITFSGKEPSLLLYDTRHQELLCVTQKDGTLVWRQKLPASPSGKPLIHQGLVIVSCNSGDLLNIDLLSGNITSQLKFAQPLVGAPGLVYGEQAVAVAGNQAVVYLVSLRPFECQKVASLGHRPGTVKIPIISMGKLLMVCENDRADSALLHVLDGSGENTALNELEQYRIKGHVQSMPVLRGKQLFFPTVPERITAFTVTDEEGKRKLSEIASYQLQDPLSCQIYLSAGSGGQLWMSSSALRKFTLLNTGIKMDKKKIADGLGAQPMQLIGNNLYLARRLLSSNSVIFTIANRNEMTSSWKSILGTDILATYSYGDKQTDGLLCLTSDGDIFRLRNNDFAPDAASFKERNITQLKLPESLTAPLKSTQFANGKIAVYCGLPEPTLWILNAFGQLEQTIELKAPLDTMPVFLGDGIALPFEKKIAVFRKGQGMNTVQEFILPENIAADAQWKQLVPISQDQCIAITSSGQLISLQYRTTPIRHLAVLSIADSKQPIDFKAAKGNNMLAIADASGQLQLLDAKTAQVKAKLQLPVPATNDLWITDELLFVESKQTLSCFDLKNELQKVWELKLPGASLAGAPTVIDKRLLLSLQNGALLSVDPQSGQIQSKANAPLPASGSIVNLEKLIIVPTVDGSLYRIDQVLQQKGQASL, encoded by the coding sequence TTGTCCGGAAAAACTCAGATCATTGAGCTATCCAAACAACAGCCTGTTTCAATCGGCAGTCATACATCAAACGATTTACAGATTGATAGCGATGGCGTCGCTTCGATGCAATGCAGGATCAGCTGGAATAAAAAAGGATACGAAGCTTTAGCTGCAACCAGCGATGGCATTGAAATCAATGGAACCATGTCCGGACGGTCGCTCTTGAGCGATGGAGATTTAATCCGCATCGGGGAAGCAGATATCCTGTTCGTAGATGAAGTCGATCTTCTGGACCTCAGTGCGCCGCTCCCTGATGTCACAGGCGATCAGGAAAGTTCCATGTATGACCTGAAACCGGTCAGCCAGGATATGGGTGATCTCGAACTACGCACGCCTGCGAAGTCCAAAGAAACAACAAAAGCCAGTTCAAAATCTAAAAAGAAGAACTCATCGAAAACCAGAAAAGAGAAAAAACCAACGAAGCCAGAGGAAACACCAGAAGAAGAATTGCCACCCGATGATGATCTGGATTTGGCATCAGCGGCTGAACTACTCAAGGAATCAGAACCGAATAAGCCAGCATCTGCTGCCCCGAAACAGTTTCTATCTCGCTCCAGTGAACATGCATCCGAAGAACCGACCGAACCTGGAACAACAGCAAAGCCTGATAAAAACAGTGCCCTCTCGCTGAAAGATCGAATTCGACATCGCTCTTCCCGCAATGCAGTCCGCCCGGGTGAACGCCAAATCGTCCGATCACCACTGGTGCTTTCATTAACCGGTGGCGCCGTGCTGCTGACACTGACAGCACTCACATTCTGGTTTATTATTGGACGCGATACGGCTAAACGTCACTACGACGCTGCCGTCCAGGAAATGGAAGCGGGAAAATATGCTCAGGCTATTCAACTCTTCGAATACTTTCTGGAAAATTATAACAAGAGTGATTATGCAGACGAAACACGCATATTGCTGAGTAAATCGTTTGTTGAAAAAGAAATCTCAGGCTCAACTCCTGCCTGGAATGCTGGTCTGGAAGCGACCAATAAATTCATCAAAAAACACCGTGATGATACCAACTTCAAAGAACTCTACCCGACACTCGTCGATTACGGGCAACGCATCGCTCTCGGTGCAGTCGAAACAGCCAGCCGCACGAAAGAACGTGATCTATTAACCGTTTCCAAGAACGCCGAAAGTATTCTCACCCGGTACAGCCCGCAGGATGCTCCGCCAACTGACACGTTAGCTAAAATCAAAGCTGGTTACGAAAAGGCAGAAGCGGAGATTTTGCGAAAAGAAGTGTTTGATGTCGCCGTCAAAGAAATCGAAGAGGCCCTCAAGCAAAAACAGACGCACCAGGCAATCGAACGCAGACGCCTGCTGCTGGATCGATATCCGTATTACAAAAATGACCGCAAGATGGCAACGATCCTGACTCAAATCCTGGAAGTAGAAAAAGGCCTGATTCAGACAAACAATGAGCCTATTCCCGCCTCAACAGAAAAGTACCCTGAAACGTTCCCACAAGCGGTTACCCTCGCACTTCACACCCGCTCCCGATCGAACGATACTTCTGACGGGCGTAATGTATTCGCATTGGCGAACGGCAGTTGTTTTGGAATTGATTCCGTAACCGGCGATCCCATCTGGCGACGTCCAGTCGGCCTGGATGCTCCCTTTGCCCCGATCACCTTCTCAGGCAAAGAACCTTCCTTGCTGCTCTACGATACGCGTCACCAGGAACTTTTGTGCGTGACTCAAAAAGACGGAACGTTAGTCTGGCGCCAGAAACTCCCGGCGTCCCCTTCCGGAAAACCTTTGATTCACCAGGGGTTGGTGATCGTCTCCTGCAATTCAGGTGATTTATTAAACATTGACTTACTTAGTGGGAATATTACTTCACAACTCAAGTTTGCTCAGCCACTAGTCGGCGCCCCCGGTTTGGTCTACGGCGAACAAGCGGTAGCTGTCGCCGGAAATCAAGCCGTCGTCTATCTGGTCTCCCTGCGTCCTTTTGAGTGTCAGAAAGTTGCTTCACTGGGCCACCGACCGGGTACAGTAAAAATTCCTATTATTTCCATGGGAAAATTGCTCATGGTCTGTGAAAATGACCGTGCAGACTCTGCTCTACTCCATGTCCTGGATGGAAGCGGGGAAAACACAGCACTCAACGAACTCGAACAATATCGGATCAAAGGACATGTTCAGAGCATGCCCGTCCTGCGCGGCAAACAGTTATTTTTTCCAACCGTTCCCGAACGCATTACCGCCTTCACCGTCACTGATGAAGAAGGCAAACGAAAACTGTCAGAGATTGCCTCATATCAACTACAAGATCCGCTTTCCTGTCAGATCTACCTCTCTGCAGGATCAGGCGGTCAACTCTGGATGAGTAGTTCCGCACTACGAAAATTCACACTGCTCAACACCGGAATCAAAATGGACAAAAAGAAGATTGCAGATGGCTTAGGAGCACAGCCCATGCAATTGATTGGCAATAATCTCTATCTGGCCCGCCGACTGCTGTCTTCCAATTCCGTGATCTTTACGATCGCCAACCGGAATGAAATGACCAGTTCCTGGAAATCGATATTAGGTACAGACATCCTGGCAACATACTCTTACGGAGATAAGCAAACGGATGGTTTACTCTGTCTCACGTCAGATGGGGATATCTTTCGGCTCCGGAATAATGATTTTGCACCAGACGCAGCAAGCTTTAAAGAAAGAAACATTACCCAGTTAAAGCTTCCCGAAAGTCTTACCGCGCCACTGAAATCAACTCAATTTGCAAATGGAAAAATTGCAGTCTACTGTGGTCTCCCGGAACCGACGCTCTGGATTCTCAACGCGTTTGGTCAACTCGAACAAACCATCGAACTCAAAGCCCCACTGGATACGATGCCTGTTTTCCTGGGTGATGGCATCGCTCTCCCCTTCGAGAAAAAAATCGCCGTCTTCCGAAAAGGCCAAGGCATGAATACGGTCCAGGAATTCATCCTCCCGGAAAATATCGCCGCAGATGCACAGTGGAAGCAACTCGTTCCCATCTCTCAGGATCAATGTATCGCTATTACATCCAGCGGCCAATTGATCTCTTTGCAATACCGTACCACTCCCATCCGGCATCTTGCAGTATTGTCAATCGCCGACTCAAAACAACCAATCGACTTTAAAGCGGCAAAAGGAAATAACATGCTGGCCATTGCCGACGCTTCAGGGCAACTACAACTGCTCGATGCGAAAACGGCTCAAGTCAAAGCAAAACTACAACTGCCAGTTCCCGCGACCAATGACCTTTGGATCACAGACGAATTACTGTTTGTCGAATCGAAACAAACGTTAAGCTGTTTTGATCTCAAGAATGAACTGCAAAAAGTATGGGAGCTCAAACTGCCAGGAGCCTCTCTGGCGGGCGCCCCGACGGTGATTGACAAGCGGCTTTTACTCTCGCTCCAGAATGGAGCTCTGCTCTCAGTGGATCCGCAATCTGGTCAAATTCAATCAAAGGCCAATGCCCCCTTGCCTGCCAGCGGATCAATTGTGAATCTGGAAAAACTGATTATCGTACCAACGGTCGATGGAAGCTTGTATCGAATTGATCAGGTCCTGCAGCAGAAAGGACAAGCATCACTATGA
- a CDS encoding ABC transporter substrate-binding protein, producing MIQSKKTRQFFRFLILLLFIVNLSTAVAQKKETDNTKSSKAATAEKESPKTAPPEEETEPLLPKIEAMQVPTVEELLKKPPVDWVVLENDFVLIVEPVYPRPDTLGQLEAALKESYSWPKPKSKEEIDEQRKTRASYNFLILTLVNDKENPEYRIQRKSVKQVIHHEDQILKRIDVLLNDNDLKTAFEMLLILDRKHRDWPGFKQREQRLLFLEARDKQKSQQYDNALAFIGDLHDRAPEYPGLSKLAGEVIDVIMTQSVKAGAFRKAHYYLKRLATMFPRQQIVTKWEAEFLNQSNTILTQAEQEANQNHFQQAIQLVYQASIVWPANPRLREALLRYHNRYPVINIGVLETALEKSPYFLERDSTRRHQKLTQIPLFEVGRVDQTPQYQSRFFEQWEPTDLGRRADFVLRHSYATWESHPMLMAADITRFLRNKITPGNSQYDERFDSYVRSVSTTSPFTFSIYFDRVPLRTEWLLSLPIEAPPIWENVAVEPESETATPGIFVSSRFVVDQKTPNEVRYIRAIPEPSDLRDLNIAQINEIRYPNFEKSFQALLLGEVSVLPFLPAKLISFFQEQEEFNVVQSEIPLSHVLQFNPESKPLKIVELRRALAYAIDRNKILNETLLHESKLLNGRLITAPYYTGLQVYNQQVPQREYNYPLAVALTVASQNKLGRNFRPLNMLCDPNPEAQEAAQEMIKAWARAGIHVILIPNTPAEAEKKDLKWDIVYRTVSMTEPVTELWPFLTVGKGAQIESLKIFPDWMRQKLIELDEATDWETATELLKKLQQQLYSMAHIIPLWEIDQFHVFRTNIKGYADRPLNFYDNVEQWITTPLYPKVETFTQK from the coding sequence ATGATTCAATCTAAAAAGACCAGACAGTTTTTTCGTTTCTTGATCTTACTTCTATTCATAGTCAATCTATCAACGGCTGTTGCGCAAAAAAAAGAGACCGACAACACAAAATCATCAAAAGCGGCAACAGCTGAAAAAGAGTCGCCCAAAACCGCTCCTCCCGAAGAAGAAACAGAGCCACTTTTACCCAAAATCGAAGCAATGCAGGTCCCCACGGTTGAAGAACTGCTCAAAAAACCGCCGGTCGATTGGGTCGTTTTGGAAAACGATTTCGTGTTGATTGTGGAACCCGTCTATCCGCGACCCGATACACTGGGACAACTCGAAGCCGCATTAAAGGAAAGCTATAGCTGGCCCAAACCAAAAAGCAAAGAAGAAATTGATGAGCAACGCAAAACGCGAGCCTCATACAATTTCCTCATTTTGACTTTGGTAAACGATAAAGAGAACCCGGAATATCGGATCCAGAGAAAAAGTGTCAAACAAGTCATTCATCATGAAGATCAGATCCTGAAACGGATTGATGTGCTGTTGAATGACAACGATTTAAAGACTGCGTTTGAAATGTTGCTGATCCTCGACCGCAAGCATCGCGACTGGCCTGGATTTAAACAACGGGAACAACGGCTTCTCTTTCTGGAAGCCAGGGATAAACAGAAATCACAACAATACGATAACGCACTGGCTTTTATCGGCGATTTACATGACCGTGCTCCGGAATACCCGGGTCTGAGTAAACTCGCCGGAGAAGTGATTGATGTCATTATGACTCAATCTGTGAAAGCAGGGGCGTTTCGAAAGGCACACTACTATTTGAAACGTCTGGCGACGATGTTCCCCAGGCAACAAATCGTTACCAAATGGGAAGCAGAGTTCCTGAACCAGTCTAATACAATCCTCACCCAGGCAGAGCAGGAAGCGAATCAGAATCATTTTCAACAGGCCATTCAGCTCGTCTATCAGGCTTCAATTGTTTGGCCAGCCAACCCACGACTCCGTGAAGCATTACTCCGTTACCATAATCGATACCCAGTAATCAATATTGGTGTTCTTGAAACAGCTTTGGAGAAAAGCCCCTATTTTCTGGAACGAGACTCAACACGCCGGCATCAAAAGCTGACTCAAATCCCCTTATTTGAAGTGGGTCGCGTCGATCAGACTCCTCAATACCAGAGCCGATTTTTTGAACAATGGGAACCCACCGACCTGGGTCGCCGTGCCGATTTTGTCTTACGGCATTCCTATGCTACATGGGAATCACATCCGATGTTAATGGCGGCTGATATCACGCGATTCCTGCGAAATAAAATCACGCCGGGAAACAGCCAATACGACGAACGCTTTGACAGCTATGTGCGATCTGTTTCAACCACTTCCCCCTTTACGTTCAGTATTTATTTTGATCGCGTCCCCTTACGCACAGAATGGTTATTATCGCTACCCATAGAAGCCCCCCCCATCTGGGAAAACGTCGCGGTCGAACCGGAAAGCGAAACGGCAACACCTGGTATTTTTGTCTCGAGCCGATTCGTTGTAGATCAGAAAACGCCAAATGAGGTTCGTTATATCAGAGCCATTCCGGAGCCCTCTGATCTTCGCGATTTAAACATTGCCCAGATCAATGAGATCAGATATCCGAATTTTGAAAAATCCTTTCAGGCCTTATTGCTCGGCGAAGTCTCTGTGCTCCCCTTCCTGCCCGCCAAACTTATTTCGTTTTTCCAGGAACAGGAAGAATTTAACGTAGTCCAAAGCGAAATCCCTTTATCACATGTTCTACAGTTTAACCCGGAAAGCAAACCCCTGAAAATTGTAGAGCTGCGTCGTGCTCTGGCCTATGCAATTGATCGTAACAAGATTTTAAATGAAACCTTGCTGCACGAATCAAAACTCTTGAACGGTCGATTGATTACCGCCCCGTATTATACCGGGCTGCAGGTTTACAATCAGCAGGTTCCTCAACGTGAATATAATTACCCTTTAGCCGTTGCGTTAACAGTCGCATCACAGAATAAACTGGGAAGAAATTTTCGACCATTGAACATGCTTTGCGATCCCAATCCGGAAGCACAGGAAGCTGCGCAGGAAATGATCAAAGCCTGGGCGAGAGCTGGCATCCATGTCATCCTGATCCCCAATACTCCTGCTGAAGCAGAAAAAAAAGACTTAAAATGGGATATCGTCTATCGTACCGTATCCATGACAGAACCAGTCACGGAGCTCTGGCCGTTCCTGACAGTTGGAAAAGGCGCACAAATCGAATCTCTGAAAATCTTCCCGGACTGGATGCGACAGAAATTAATTGAACTGGATGAAGCAACCGACTGGGAAACTGCCACAGAACTCTTAAAGAAATTACAACAGCAACTCTACTCCATGGCTCATATTATCCCCTTATGGGAAATTGATCAGTTCCATGTCTTCCGGACAAATATCAAAGGTTACGCTGACCGTCCCTTAAATTTCTACGATAATGTAGAACAATGGATTACGACGCCCCTCTATCCGAAAGTGGAAACGTTTACTCAAAAATAG
- a CDS encoding ExbD/TolR family protein, with protein sequence MPIKFYCNQCGQRLSISSKKAGKTVSCPACHKQITIPLKSQARRSEQTENRAAPPTEADLSPQINTPLDQDQNQLLDDLDDLGPLGESWDELLDDDWEVAAAEEASQPVVAEAQEDQIDEPEVEKTAPTEKQQPTAEVTSPPKEQSTPPEPVSPVTETKPKVEKTKAAVSTVAATSTVTSMQFEEDDEDEDDEDEGFSIRSAESDFEEMDLTPMVDVTFLLLIFFMITASFSLQKSIQVPPPNPDEDGVSQSLQTLDDFREESIIVEIDNNNGIYVDDTKLANPSEIVQAILDRRDQAGKPKRELVLSAHKAARHETVVAVVDAANEVGMQKIRLATYRGPED encoded by the coding sequence ATGCCTATCAAGTTTTATTGTAATCAATGTGGTCAAAGATTAAGCATCTCCAGCAAGAAAGCAGGAAAAACCGTTTCCTGCCCTGCTTGCCACAAACAGATTACGATTCCACTCAAGAGCCAAGCTCGTCGCTCAGAACAGACAGAAAACAGGGCAGCACCGCCCACTGAAGCAGACCTGTCTCCCCAGATCAATACACCACTTGATCAAGATCAAAATCAACTTCTCGACGATTTGGATGATTTAGGACCACTCGGAGAAAGCTGGGATGAACTCCTCGATGATGACTGGGAAGTGGCTGCTGCCGAGGAAGCCAGCCAGCCAGTAGTAGCGGAAGCACAGGAAGATCAGATTGACGAACCCGAAGTAGAAAAAACCGCTCCAACTGAGAAACAGCAGCCCACTGCGGAAGTAACGTCCCCTCCCAAGGAGCAGAGTACTCCCCCTGAACCCGTTTCTCCTGTAACAGAGACTAAGCCGAAAGTGGAAAAAACAAAAGCCGCTGTGAGCACGGTGGCTGCTACTTCAACCGTCACATCAATGCAATTTGAAGAGGATGATGAAGACGAAGATGACGAGGATGAAGGATTTTCGATCCGATCTGCAGAATCAGATTTTGAAGAGATGGACCTGACTCCCATGGTCGATGTCACGTTTCTCTTACTGATCTTTTTCATGATCACCGCGTCGTTCAGCCTGCAAAAAAGTATTCAGGTGCCCCCACCCAATCCCGATGAAGATGGTGTTTCACAATCACTGCAAACACTCGATGATTTTCGTGAAGAATCGATAATCGTTGAGATTGATAATAATAATGGAATTTACGTTGATGACACCAAACTTGCAAATCCGTCCGAAATTGTGCAGGCGATTTTAGACCGCCGCGATCAGGCCGGAAAACCCAAACGTGAATTAGTACTCAGCGCGCATAAAGCAGCCCGGCACGAAACAGTCGTTGCTGTCGTCGATGCTGCCAACGAAGTCGGTATGCAGAAAATTAGACTCGCCACGTATCGCGGTCCTGAAGACTGA